Proteins encoded within one genomic window of Gloeobacter kilaueensis JS1:
- a CDS encoding pentapeptide repeat-containing protein, whose product MRRYWIVGSLVGVVLVWQVWVPLTRMFLQNMSTAPAGGGVKNYRGAQLAYQDLRGIDLAGADLRGANLEGAKLTSTLLRGANFQGANLAGADLRAASLEDADLRGANLTGANLASADLEDANLGGAQLQAANLQAADLAGADLRGAGLEGADLRGQNIEQLQIDPAGLRVARLR is encoded by the coding sequence ATGCGCAGGTACTGGATCGTCGGATCCCTGGTCGGGGTCGTTCTGGTGTGGCAGGTCTGGGTACCGCTTACCAGAATGTTTTTGCAAAACATGTCCACCGCACCGGCTGGTGGAGGGGTCAAAAATTATCGCGGGGCGCAACTGGCCTACCAGGATCTGCGCGGCATCGATCTTGCAGGAGCCGACCTGCGGGGGGCCAACCTCGAGGGCGCAAAGTTAACCAGCACCCTTCTAAGGGGAGCCAACTTTCAGGGAGCGAATCTGGCCGGGGCCGACCTGCGCGCTGCATCTCTTGAGGACGCCGACCTGCGCGGCGCAAATTTGACCGGGGCCAATCTGGCGAGCGCGGATCTGGAGGATGCCAACCTGGGAGGAGCCCAACTGCAGGCGGCCAACCTGCAGGCGGCAGATCTTGCAGGAGCCGACCTGCGCGGGGCGGGCCTCGAAGGGGCCGACCTGCGGGGCCAGAACATCGAGCAGCTGCAGATCGATCCTGCCGGGCTGCGCGTCGCAAGGCTGAGATAG
- the recR gene encoding recombination mediator RecR, translating into MYTRPLARLIEELQHLPGIGPKTAQRLAFHLLKRPRPEARQLAQAIVEATEQIGVCSRCFNLSAEDPCSLCSQTGRQFEQICVVAEPRDLVAIERTREYKGLYHVLGGLINPMEGIGPEQLRIKELFNRVGTEEIKEVILAINPSVEGEMTTLFLGKNLKVLGARVTRIAFGLPVGGDLEYADEMTLARALEGRREI; encoded by the coding sequence ATGTACACCCGGCCTCTGGCCAGATTGATCGAAGAGTTGCAGCATCTGCCGGGCATCGGCCCCAAGACCGCCCAGCGGCTCGCTTTTCATCTGCTCAAGCGCCCCCGTCCCGAGGCGCGACAACTGGCGCAGGCAATTGTCGAGGCGACCGAGCAGATCGGTGTCTGCAGCCGCTGCTTCAACCTCTCCGCCGAAGATCCCTGCAGTCTCTGCAGCCAGACGGGCCGCCAGTTCGAGCAGATCTGTGTCGTCGCCGAACCGCGCGATCTGGTGGCAATCGAGCGCACCCGCGAGTACAAGGGCCTCTACCATGTGCTGGGCGGCCTGATCAACCCGATGGAAGGCATCGGGCCAGAGCAGTTGCGCATCAAAGAATTGTTCAACCGCGTCGGCACCGAAGAAATAAAAGAAGTCATTCTTGCAATCAATCCGAGTGTCGAGGGCGAGATGACCACGCTTTTTTTGGGCAAAAATCTGAAGGTGCTGGGGGCGCGGGTGACGCGCATCGCCTTTGGCCTGCCGGTGGGTGGCGATCTCGAGTATGCCGACGAGATGACTTTAGCCCGCGCCCTCGAAGGGCGGCGCGAAATCTGA
- a CDS encoding YbaB/EbfC family nucleoid-associated protein — MSKGFGPMGQFQEALKRVKQIQENSAKLQDELAALSVEGVAGGGLVKVVLSGNQAPTAVTIDPQLLSESKEVVEDLLLTAYKDAYNKSTELMQEKVKDLTGGMSIPGLGF; from the coding sequence ATGAGCAAGGGCTTTGGACCGATGGGCCAGTTTCAGGAGGCGCTCAAGCGCGTCAAGCAGATTCAAGAAAATAGCGCCAAACTCCAGGACGAACTGGCAGCCCTGAGCGTCGAGGGTGTAGCCGGTGGTGGCCTCGTCAAGGTAGTCCTGAGCGGCAACCAGGCACCGACCGCCGTCACGATCGATCCCCAACTTCTGTCCGAAAGCAAAGAAGTCGTCGAAGATCTGCTCCTGACCGCCTACAAGGACGCCTACAACAAGTCCACCGAGCTGATGCAAGAAAAAGTCAAAGACCTGACCGGCGGCATGAGCATTCCTGGCCTCGGCTTCTAG
- a CDS encoding cyanophycinase, with the protein MVKIVINRALSWLWLPLMLVWVQAAAAGVIVAAGGGAEGDVGDTGSWSYRLYRKLVQNGDVTGDGRIKVVILSTADEDSFLPDYFVWLGASSATNVKVASLADANNAAIVAPLQDADVVFIKGGDQGVYYDAWNGTLLESSIRTVVVTRGGAIGGTSAGAMSLPQYSFAGGQDLISLDVLTDAKTPYLNDASDGGSGIHTDFLGFVANALIDTHFTKRGRLGRLLGLLGKAVQDNNATGILAIGIEEQTGIAVTGTSAEVVGTGSVDFIQQTGSTVLRRDSGRPLYYTHLRLDRLTEGWQFDLSSKLPNLSTRPATAVAVSYPGDGSANSGALTIQGDYPSDAQQFAHTVLYAPDAYSAPTGSASPYIKSSLGLIDAQNTDSRGAIQQSIFRALYDYPSYTGFLVAFSGQLERTSTSPDNLQFKRNTAQSGSEAATIVLDGKALTYKDLSPYVSLEDSGSGTLKAAAFVNLAVDVLAESNATSRGATYNTRTHSVVGGP; encoded by the coding sequence ATGGTCAAGATTGTTATAAACCGGGCGCTGAGCTGGCTCTGGTTGCCGTTGATGCTGGTATGGGTGCAGGCAGCAGCAGCGGGGGTGATCGTCGCTGCTGGCGGCGGTGCGGAGGGCGACGTTGGCGACACCGGTTCCTGGTCTTACCGCCTCTATCGCAAGCTGGTGCAAAACGGCGATGTCACAGGCGATGGCCGCATCAAGGTCGTGATCCTCTCGACGGCGGACGAGGATAGCTTTTTGCCCGATTACTTCGTCTGGCTTGGGGCAAGCTCAGCTACCAATGTCAAAGTCGCCTCGCTCGCCGACGCCAACAACGCTGCCATCGTTGCTCCGCTCCAGGACGCAGATGTAGTCTTCATCAAAGGCGGCGATCAGGGCGTCTACTACGACGCCTGGAACGGTACGCTGCTCGAATCTTCGATCCGCACGGTTGTGGTTACGAGAGGCGGGGCGATCGGTGGCACCAGCGCCGGGGCGATGAGCCTGCCCCAGTACAGTTTCGCCGGTGGCCAGGATCTGATCTCGCTCGATGTGCTCACCGACGCGAAGACGCCCTACCTCAACGACGCCTCCGACGGCGGCAGCGGCATTCACACCGACTTTTTGGGCTTTGTTGCCAACGCGCTCATCGACACCCACTTCACCAAACGGGGCCGTCTGGGCCGCCTATTGGGCCTGCTCGGCAAAGCCGTCCAGGACAACAACGCCACCGGTATTCTCGCCATCGGCATCGAGGAGCAGACGGGCATCGCCGTTACGGGCACAAGCGCTGAAGTCGTAGGCACGGGCTCGGTCGATTTTATCCAGCAAACCGGAAGCACCGTCCTGCGCCGCGACAGCGGCAGGCCGCTCTACTACACCCACCTGCGCTTAGACCGGCTCACCGAGGGCTGGCAGTTCGATCTGTCTTCTAAGTTGCCCAACCTCTCCACCCGACCGGCGACGGCGGTGGCGGTGAGCTATCCAGGCGACGGCTCCGCCAATTCTGGCGCACTTACGATCCAGGGCGACTATCCGAGCGACGCCCAACAGTTTGCCCACACCGTCCTCTACGCCCCGGACGCCTACAGCGCGCCCACCGGCAGCGCTTCTCCCTACATCAAATCGAGTCTTGGCCTGATCGACGCCCAGAACACCGACAGTCGCGGCGCAATTCAGCAGTCGATTTTTCGGGCGCTCTACGACTACCCTTCCTACACTGGTTTTCTGGTCGCCTTCAGCGGTCAACTGGAGCGCACCTCCACTTCTCCTGACAATTTGCAGTTCAAGCGCAACACCGCCCAGAGCGGCAGTGAAGCTGCCACGATCGTGCTGGACGGCAAAGCCCTCACCTACAAGGATCTTTCCCCCTACGTCAGCCTCGAAGATAGCGGCAGCGGCACCCTCAAGGCAGCAGCCTTTGTCAACCTTGCCGTCGATGTGCTGGCAGAAAGCAACGCCACAAGCCGGGGTGCCACCTACAACACCCGCACCCACTCCGTGGTCGGCGGACCTTAA
- the queF gene encoding preQ(1) synthase produces MSDLPVASGTAEAVKYGERAIEEGRLITFPNPRPGRAYDIHITLPEFTCKCPFSGYPDFATIYLTYVPNEKVVELKSLKLYINNFRDRYISHEEAVHVILDDFVEASSPLRAAIKGDFNPRGNVHMVVEARYERPV; encoded by the coding sequence ATGAGCGATCTGCCGGTGGCCTCGGGCACAGCCGAGGCGGTCAAGTACGGTGAACGGGCGATCGAGGAGGGCAGGCTCATCACCTTCCCCAACCCCCGCCCAGGCCGCGCCTACGACATTCATATCACCCTGCCGGAATTTACCTGCAAGTGCCCGTTCTCGGGCTATCCCGACTTTGCGACGATCTACCTCACCTACGTTCCCAACGAAAAGGTGGTCGAGCTGAAATCCCTCAAGCTCTACATCAACAACTTCCGCGACCGCTATATCTCCCACGAGGAGGCCGTCCACGTCATCCTCGACGACTTTGTGGAGGCAAGCAGCCCCCTGCGCGCCGCGATCAAGGGCGACTTTAATCCGCGCGGCAACGTTCATATGGTAGTCGAGGCCCGCTACGAGCGTCCGGTCTAG
- the uvrC gene encoding excinuclease ABC subunit UvrC codes for MPPLVADTERLKERLAELPASPGVYLMRDEAGEVLYVGKAKNLKNRVRSYFQPGHEHSPRIAIMVGKVFDYELILTDTEAEALVLEDNLIKSYRPRYNVLLKDDKQYPYLCITWSEEYPRLFVTRRRGSGNPEDRYFGPYTDAGALHTTLSLLKKLFPLRQRNSPVFKDRPCINHEMGRCPGICQRLISAAEYRATIRQIQMILQGRTSELIAQLEEQMQAAAVALNFEHAARLRDRIHGLEQLGAHQKITVPDSSVSRDAIALASDESLVSIQLFQVRSGKLIGRLGFTAATGEEPGRILQRVLEEHYRTSTAEEIPLEILTQHPLPEPEILSAWLTPKKGRKVEIAAPQRQIKAELVEMVAKNAEAELQRLVRFSRRQEKGLLALAEALELPSVPRRMECYDISHIQGTDTVASRVVFIDGVAAKQHYRHYKIRDPRIQAGRPDDFASMAEVIARRFARAESEPETDLPDLVVIDGGKGQLSAARAVMEEQSYSDIPTIGLAKRLEEIFLPGRSEPILLDEGNPALHLLQRIRDEAHRFAITFHRDQRGKRMTHSSLDDIPGVGPAKRKILLDTFRSVPVLEQASFEQIAKTPGIGPRLARQVYDYFHGETDEPEAILESQNR; via the coding sequence ATGCCCCCCCTCGTCGCCGACACCGAACGCTTAAAAGAACGCCTGGCGGAGTTGCCCGCCTCGCCCGGCGTCTACTTGATGCGCGACGAAGCGGGCGAGGTGCTCTACGTGGGCAAGGCTAAAAACCTCAAAAATCGGGTGCGCTCTTACTTTCAGCCTGGACACGAGCACTCGCCGCGCATTGCGATCATGGTGGGCAAGGTCTTCGACTACGAGCTGATTCTCACCGATACCGAAGCCGAAGCGCTCGTCCTCGAAGACAACTTGATCAAGTCCTACAGGCCGCGCTACAACGTTCTGCTCAAGGACGACAAGCAGTATCCCTACCTGTGCATCACCTGGTCGGAGGAGTATCCGCGCCTGTTTGTCACCCGCCGTCGCGGCTCCGGTAACCCGGAAGACCGCTACTTTGGCCCCTACACCGACGCCGGTGCCCTGCACACTACCCTCAGTCTGCTCAAAAAACTCTTTCCGCTCCGCCAGCGCAACAGCCCCGTCTTTAAGGACCGGCCCTGCATCAACCACGAGATGGGCCGTTGTCCAGGCATCTGCCAGCGGCTCATCTCCGCCGCCGAGTACCGCGCCACGATCCGCCAGATCCAGATGATCCTGCAGGGGCGAACATCGGAACTCATCGCCCAACTCGAAGAACAGATGCAGGCGGCAGCAGTGGCGCTCAACTTCGAGCACGCCGCCCGCCTGCGCGACCGCATCCACGGGCTCGAACAACTCGGTGCCCACCAAAAAATTACCGTCCCCGACAGCTCCGTCTCCCGCGACGCGATTGCCCTGGCCTCCGACGAATCCCTCGTCTCGATTCAGCTATTTCAGGTGCGCTCGGGCAAGCTGATCGGTCGGCTGGGCTTTACTGCAGCCACCGGCGAGGAACCGGGCCGGATCCTCCAGCGCGTCCTCGAAGAGCACTACCGCACCTCGACCGCCGAAGAGATTCCCCTCGAAATCCTCACCCAACATCCGCTGCCGGAACCTGAGATCTTGAGCGCCTGGCTCACCCCAAAAAAAGGCCGCAAAGTCGAGATTGCTGCTCCCCAGCGCCAGATCAAAGCAGAACTCGTCGAGATGGTCGCCAAGAATGCCGAGGCGGAACTGCAGCGGCTGGTGCGCTTCTCCCGCCGCCAGGAAAAAGGACTTCTGGCCCTAGCGGAGGCGCTGGAGCTGCCGAGCGTGCCCCGACGGATGGAATGCTACGACATCTCCCACATCCAGGGCACCGACACGGTGGCCTCGCGGGTGGTCTTTATCGACGGTGTGGCTGCCAAGCAGCACTACCGCCACTACAAGATCCGCGACCCGCGCATCCAGGCGGGCCGTCCCGACGACTTTGCTTCGATGGCCGAGGTGATCGCCCGCCGGTTTGCCCGCGCCGAGAGTGAACCTGAAACAGACCTGCCGGACCTGGTCGTGATCGACGGCGGCAAAGGCCAGCTCTCCGCTGCCCGCGCCGTCATGGAAGAACAGTCCTACAGCGACATCCCAACTATCGGCCTTGCCAAGCGCCTCGAAGAAATCTTTTTGCCGGGCCGCTCAGAGCCCATCTTGCTCGACGAGGGCAACCCGGCTCTGCACCTGCTGCAGCGCATCCGCGACGAGGCCCACCGCTTTGCCATCACCTTCCACCGCGACCAGCGCGGCAAGCGGATGACCCACTCCAGCCTCGACGACATTCCCGGCGTCGGCCCCGCCAAGCGCAAGATCTTGCTCGACACCTTCCGCTCGGTGCCGGTACTGGAGCAGGCAAGCTTCGAGCAGATTGCGAAAACCCCCGGTATCGGACCGCGCCTCGCCCGGCAGGTCTACGACTACTTCCACGGCGAAACCGACGAGCCGGAGGCAATACTGGAGAGTCAGAACCGATGA
- a CDS encoding HNH endonuclease — translation MHIEHIVPVSKGGPDDLGNLCLSCSWCNLSKAAKIDEKDPQTENTERLFHPVEQVWSEHFEWKLEDKATIVGRTPTGRATVAALKMNRTEALTVRRNWLEAGWYPPP, via the coding sequence ATGCACATAGAGCATATCGTGCCTGTCAGTAAGGGAGGGCCGGATGATCTGGGCAACCTCTGCTTATCCTGCAGCTGGTGCAACCTCTCAAAAGCAGCAAAAATAGATGAAAAAGATCCACAGACCGAAAACACAGAGCGCTTATTTCACCCGGTCGAGCAGGTCTGGTCAGAGCATTTCGAGTGGAAGTTAGAGGACAAAGCGACGATCGTGGGAAGAACACCGACGGGCCGGGCTACTGTCGCAGCCTTAAAGATGAATCGTACCGAAGCTCTAACTGTACGGCGCAACTGGCTTGAAGCAGGTTGGTACCCGCCGCCGTAG
- a CDS encoding Uma2 family endonuclease, translating to MGTLSVTQPQAFLLTGTTWENYQSLLAIVGERPIRVTYDRGNLELVSPSFNHERLKKRLARIVAALTEELDLALVAAGSTTLKRQDLDRGLQPDECFYIQSAEAVAGKTQVSLPDEPAPDLVIEIDVTSSSLDRLGVYAAMGVPEVWRYRNGSLIAYCLDPAKIAYQEIEYSAAFSFLNLSELAQFLQQHSEENDTALVKAFRFWLRERLLP from the coding sequence ATGGGTACTCTTTCAGTTACGCAGCCCCAAGCCTTTCTCCTCACCGGCACGACCTGGGAGAACTATCAATCCCTGCTCGCGATCGTCGGTGAGCGACCGATCCGTGTCACCTACGACCGGGGAAATCTGGAGCTGGTGAGCCCGTCATTCAACCACGAGCGTCTCAAAAAGCGCCTCGCTCGCATCGTCGCTGCGCTCACCGAAGAGCTGGATCTGGCCCTGGTTGCAGCCGGTTCGACGACGCTCAAACGCCAGGATCTCGATCGGGGGCTGCAACCGGACGAATGTTTTTACATTCAAAGCGCAGAGGCGGTGGCAGGAAAAACGCAGGTCAGTCTCCCTGACGAGCCCGCCCCCGATCTCGTCATCGAGATCGATGTCACGAGTAGTTCTCTCGATCGTCTGGGCGTCTACGCTGCGATGGGTGTTCCGGAGGTCTGGCGCTACCGGAACGGTTCGCTGATTGCCTATTGTCTTGATCCTGCAAAGATTGCTTATCAAGAAATAGAATACAGTGCAGCATTTTCTTTTTTGAATCTATCGGAACTTGCTCAATTTCTTCAGCAACATAGCGAAGAAAACGACACCGCACTTGTCAAAGCTTTTCGATTCTGGCTACGTGAGCGGCTCTTGCCCTGA
- the tgt gene encoding tRNA guanosine(34) transglycosylase Tgt, with the protein MTASLFSFHIEHRLGAARAATFQTLHGPVTTPCFMPVGTQATVKTLTPAQLVEAGAQMILANTYHLSLQPGAEIVAEAGGLHHFMQWPGPILTDSGGFQVFSLSSLRTIDDDGVTFREPRSGSLVRFTPEYAMAVQNALGADVAMAFDECPPYPAERSAVERAVTRTLHWFERCLAAHRRSDQALFGIVQGGVWPDLRAHCAEVLASADLPGYAIGGVSVGEPGMLIEKVVRVTAPLLPEHKPRYLMGVGTFRELAQAAAVGVDLFDCVMPTRVARHGSALLINATGDRRINLKNAQFRRDFAPLDTHCPCYTCRHFSRAYLSHLVRSGEILAMTLLSIHNIATLSRFSAELRAAIIDGSFTQRFAAYLQPEAEVERG; encoded by the coding sequence TTGACGGCTAGTTTATTTAGTTTTCACATCGAACACCGCCTGGGAGCGGCGCGAGCCGCTACCTTCCAGACGCTTCACGGGCCTGTGACTACCCCCTGCTTTATGCCGGTGGGCACCCAGGCGACGGTAAAGACCCTCACCCCCGCCCAACTGGTCGAGGCCGGTGCCCAGATGATTCTGGCCAACACCTACCACCTCAGCCTGCAGCCAGGAGCTGAGATCGTCGCTGAGGCGGGCGGCCTGCACCACTTCATGCAGTGGCCCGGCCCGATCCTCACCGACTCAGGGGGATTTCAGGTCTTCAGCCTGAGCAGCCTGCGGACGATCGACGATGACGGGGTAACCTTTCGCGAACCCAGAAGCGGCAGCCTGGTGCGCTTTACCCCCGAGTACGCGATGGCCGTTCAGAACGCCCTCGGGGCGGACGTGGCGATGGCCTTCGACGAGTGCCCGCCCTATCCGGCTGAGCGATCGGCAGTCGAGCGGGCAGTGACGCGCACATTGCACTGGTTCGAGCGCTGCCTGGCGGCCCACCGCCGCAGCGATCAGGCTCTCTTTGGCATCGTTCAAGGAGGCGTCTGGCCCGATCTGCGCGCCCACTGCGCCGAAGTACTCGCATCAGCCGACCTGCCCGGCTACGCCATCGGCGGGGTGAGCGTCGGTGAACCAGGGATGCTCATCGAAAAGGTCGTGCGCGTCACCGCCCCGCTGCTGCCGGAGCACAAACCGCGCTATTTGATGGGCGTAGGTACTTTCCGCGAGCTTGCCCAGGCGGCGGCGGTGGGCGTCGATCTGTTTGATTGCGTCATGCCCACCCGCGTCGCCCGCCACGGCAGCGCCCTACTTATAAATGCCACCGGCGATCGGCGCATCAACCTCAAAAACGCCCAGTTCCGCCGCGACTTTGCACCCCTCGATACCCACTGTCCCTGCTACACCTGCCGCCACTTCAGCCGCGCCTATTTGAGCCATCTGGTGCGCAGCGGCGAGATTCTCGCCATGACCCTGCTTTCGATTCACAACATTGCCACCCTCAGCCGCTTCAGCGCCGAACTGCGCGCCGCTATCATCGACGGCTCGTTTACCCAACGCTTCGCCGCCTACCTGCAGCCCGAAGCGGAAGTAGAGCGAGGTTAA
- the plsX gene encoding phosphate acyltransferase PlsX has protein sequence MRIAVDAMGGDYAPQEIVAGALLARAQLGVEIVLVGDAQAVARELRKLNAAQLVEIIDAPEQVRMDEEPTAVRRKRKSSIVITMDLVKQGKADAAVAAGNTGAAMAAALLQIGRLGGIDRPAIGALLPTLKLGKRVLLLDAGANTDCRARFLEQFALMGALYSRYALGVERPQVGLLNIGEERGKGNETVAEAYELIHKNPNIPFAGNCEGRDVMTGQFDVVVCDGFVGNILLKFAEGVGLVALQILKEELPRGFTGKIGTAVMQDNLRQVKQRMDYAAYGGGLLLGINGVCIIAHGSSKAEGILSAIRLAKEAVDNRVLERILQQSGSN, from the coding sequence ATGCGCATCGCAGTTGATGCGATGGGCGGAGATTACGCCCCGCAGGAGATCGTCGCCGGTGCCTTGCTGGCGCGTGCGCAGTTGGGAGTGGAGATTGTCCTGGTAGGCGACGCCCAGGCGGTGGCGCGCGAACTGAGAAAGCTCAACGCCGCCCAACTCGTCGAGATCATCGACGCCCCCGAGCAGGTGCGCATGGACGAGGAACCGACTGCCGTGCGCCGCAAGCGCAAATCCTCGATCGTGATCACGATGGATCTGGTCAAACAGGGCAAAGCCGATGCGGCGGTGGCTGCCGGTAACACCGGAGCGGCGATGGCGGCGGCCCTGCTGCAGATTGGCCGCCTGGGAGGCATCGACCGGCCTGCGATCGGGGCGCTGTTACCGACTTTGAAGCTGGGCAAGCGGGTGCTGCTCCTTGATGCCGGGGCGAACACCGATTGCCGGGCGCGCTTTCTCGAACAGTTTGCCCTGATGGGTGCGCTCTACAGCCGCTACGCCCTCGGGGTCGAAAGACCGCAGGTGGGCCTGCTCAATATTGGCGAGGAGCGCGGCAAGGGCAACGAGACGGTAGCAGAAGCCTACGAATTGATTCACAAGAATCCGAACATCCCCTTTGCCGGGAACTGCGAGGGGCGCGATGTGATGACTGGCCAGTTCGATGTCGTCGTCTGCGATGGCTTCGTGGGCAATATCCTGCTCAAATTTGCCGAAGGGGTGGGCCTGGTGGCACTCCAGATTCTCAAAGAAGAACTACCCCGTGGCTTTACCGGCAAAATCGGCACCGCCGTCATGCAGGACAACCTGCGCCAGGTCAAGCAGCGCATGGACTACGCCGCCTACGGCGGTGGCTTGCTTTTGGGCATCAACGGCGTCTGCATCATCGCCCACGGTTCCTCAAAGGCCGAGGGCATCCTCAGCGCCATCCGACTTGCCAAGGAGGCGGTCGATAACCGCGTGCTCGAACGCATTCTGCAGCAATCAGGCAGCAATTGA
- a CDS encoding TonB family protein has product MRYLLALVFSLALSTLPVAAQSSLDGWLSSFRARVATQWKAPTNQQKPVVLEVRINRAGLIRGLSLTTSSGDTEVDKAAADAVRSAVPFNPLPEESEVLQAQVELTLAPGATPAATVQPRNVFLGVETSRIPAQDGKPEKVYVSGATCPSAEQAKLRPNDRIVALAGQPVKAGSDIRTILVTHKPHETITVRIERNDAEFDLPLQLCGVEVHLPVLQPEPIPAKLTKLEALPPSNLLKAEQVFGWGNVLGADLQQGTLAVVVGAQPGEEVLKAASTKLFEQVRSGDVRNLQVQVETADSERAWQAKTDGTAIAITRHPPDWQSAPLRLKAGTVLPVRLDIQNIKDIRQGDTIAVTGKILDDVLDRNGVPLVRSGTVVAGKMVTTPPFGHRLVLETIGKAKTPISAESEVLPAREVLLDRSGSVKAAFASLLYGGQVVGVSIKQPLSFQPDPPERVLKLPAPAEDVGAAVAQPTAKRGLELYNEGVAAASRQDWNKAIDTFKLSLANFPSRNAREALGWSYERRAEKLLNLDNVPPAIGDLERAVHLQAKVSNSLLLLASAYQALIDEAGASIGEDQLAYYRHHATIYGLALPDYSNRLVGLFAQEPAPAPAQGADYLDNVLYLFGKSGTATRQVTVRFDRQPIKVYIAAAPSPEYDEATWRAVKTWEELSDGTVRFERVNQSTDADITVVYSYFLLRGIAGYTDYALSSFDPRAFGSRMAAPLVNINLYYPLRLRPEGRLKLFGAVAAHEFGHALGMYGHSDSIDDLMYPSVHGATGPSARDIATLKKLYERRVDITRP; this is encoded by the coding sequence ATGCGTTATCTTCTCGCTCTGGTATTTTCGCTTGCCCTATCCACGCTTCCCGTTGCCGCTCAAAGTAGTCTCGACGGCTGGCTTTCGAGCTTTCGAGCGAGGGTGGCCACCCAGTGGAAAGCGCCCACCAACCAGCAAAAGCCAGTCGTCCTGGAAGTGCGGATCAACCGCGCCGGTCTGATCCGGGGTTTGAGCTTGACCACTTCCTCCGGCGACACCGAGGTGGACAAGGCGGCAGCCGATGCCGTGCGCAGCGCCGTTCCTTTTAATCCCCTGCCGGAGGAGTCGGAGGTGCTGCAGGCGCAGGTGGAGCTGACCCTGGCACCGGGAGCCACACCCGCTGCCACTGTCCAGCCGCGAAATGTGTTTTTGGGAGTAGAGACCAGCCGGATTCCTGCCCAGGATGGCAAGCCCGAAAAAGTCTACGTGAGCGGTGCCACCTGTCCGTCCGCTGAGCAGGCAAAGCTCAGGCCAAACGATCGGATCGTTGCCCTGGCAGGTCAGCCCGTCAAAGCAGGCAGCGACATCCGTACCATTCTCGTAACCCACAAACCCCACGAGACGATCACTGTCCGCATCGAGCGCAACGACGCTGAATTTGACCTGCCCCTGCAACTGTGCGGCGTAGAAGTGCATCTTCCGGTTCTGCAACCGGAGCCTATCCCAGCAAAGCTGACAAAACTCGAAGCGCTGCCGCCCTCCAACCTGCTCAAAGCCGAGCAGGTCTTTGGCTGGGGCAACGTGCTCGGGGCAGACCTCCAGCAGGGAACGCTCGCGGTTGTCGTTGGAGCGCAGCCCGGCGAAGAGGTGCTGAAGGCAGCGAGTACGAAGCTCTTCGAGCAGGTCCGATCCGGCGATGTCCGCAACCTGCAGGTTCAGGTCGAGACCGCCGACAGTGAGCGCGCCTGGCAGGCAAAAACAGATGGCACGGCGATCGCGATTACCAGACACCCGCCGGACTGGCAGAGTGCGCCCCTGCGCCTCAAGGCCGGAACTGTTTTACCGGTGCGCCTGGACATCCAGAACATCAAAGATATACGCCAGGGAGACACCATCGCCGTCACCGGCAAGATTCTCGACGACGTGCTCGATCGCAACGGCGTCCCCCTGGTGCGCTCCGGAACAGTCGTGGCCGGCAAGATGGTCACCACCCCGCCCTTCGGTCACCGGCTGGTCCTCGAAACAATCGGCAAAGCCAAAACACCGATCAGCGCCGAATCGGAGGTCTTACCGGCGCGGGAAGTGCTCCTGGATCGCAGCGGTTCCGTCAAGGCTGCCTTTGCCTCGTTGCTCTACGGCGGCCAGGTCGTCGGCGTCTCGATCAAGCAGCCCCTCAGCTTCCAGCCCGATCCGCCGGAGCGGGTTTTGAAATTGCCCGCTCCCGCTGAGGATGTGGGTGCTGCAGTCGCCCAACCGACGGCGAAGCGCGGACTCGAACTGTACAACGAGGGCGTCGCAGCGGCATCCCGGCAAGATTGGAATAAAGCGATCGACACTTTCAAGCTCTCGCTGGCAAACTTTCCCTCGCGCAACGCCCGCGAAGCTCTGGGCTGGAGCTACGAGCGGCGGGCCGAAAAATTGCTCAACCTCGACAACGTTCCGCCGGCAATCGGAGATCTTGAGCGCGCCGTTCACCTGCAGGCCAAAGTATCCAATAGCCTGCTGCTGCTGGCGAGCGCCTATCAGGCCCTCATCGACGAAGCGGGTGCCTCGATCGGGGAGGATCAGCTCGCCTACTACCGCCACCACGCGACGATCTACGGTCTGGCGCTGCCGGACTACTCCAACCGCCTGGTGGGACTTTTTGCTCAAGAACCCGCCCCGGCACCGGCCCAGGGAGCGGATTACCTCGACAACGTTCTGTATCTATTTGGCAAGTCCGGAACGGCGACCCGGCAGGTGACGGTCCGCTTCGATCGCCAGCCGATCAAAGTCTATATAGCCGCTGCTCCGAGTCCCGAGTACGACGAGGCCACCTGGCGGGCCGTCAAAACCTGGGAAGAGTTGAGCGATGGCACCGTGCGCTTTGAGCGGGTGAATCAATCGACCGACGCCGATATTACCGTCGTCTACTCTTACTTTTTGCTCAGAGGGATCGCCGGATACACCGACTACGCTCTGAGCAGTTTCGACCCCCGCGCCTTCGGCAGCCGTATGGCCGCTCCCCTCGTCAACATCA